The window cttccaATTTCCTCAATACCACTTCCCAGGTAATTTTCCCCCAGTTCCTCTTCCTGATTGACAGGAATTtcctccatttcctgatttacagctcttTCCAGGAGATTACTTGTGTCGTCTAtcgtgaagaccgaagcaaaataacTGTTccattcatccgccatctccctactttctatTTTCAATTCTGCAGACGCATTTCCAGAGGACcaaagctcactttgttaactcttttcttattaaatatctgtagaaattcCTCCcatccgtctttatattactagctagctttctctcatactctattttttcccttctcATTAATATGTTTCCTTGctgttctttttattctttccaatcttctgatacATAATTATACCCTTTTCCTTTAACTTTGATTCTGTCTCTAATTTTCTCAGTAAATCATGGACGGCGGGCCCTCCCCTGAGAACATACACATTCCAATCAGAGCGAAAAATTCCATGAATTCTGagatatccctttaaatatctgccactgcctATCCCTtcgccatgatctcattgaatgacggagcaggctcgagtgaCTGAggggcttactcctgctcctggttcgtaTGGTCCTAACTATGTTAGTACCAGAATTAACCAAAGTACTTCCACTCTCACATACAGCAGTGAAGATAAACAGATGCAGAATATATTTCAAAGATTCCCAGATGTTGACAATGACTTTCACATCCCTGTTCAATACCAGAAACTGACAGATACAGACTgaattctacactctgattgcAGATCAGATGTTGGCATGTCCATTATTCTCAAACACAGACCGGGTTCGGGAAGTGAATGCGAATTGCACACTCAGAGAGCAGCACagactgaaatatatacaatcaatGCCACACTGATTTACAGCGCCAGAAACTGAGAAACTCATGAGTGAATCTCATCTCCAGTTCCATAAACTGAAAAACTCATGAGCGAATTTCATTCCCAGTTCCATAAACTGACAAGCACAGGATACAGCAGACACATATTGTACCTCAGCTTCAAGAACAGAATGCACCCACTGTACTCTATCCCCCTACATCACACAGTATCCGAGTGAGTAAGTCGCACACATTAGCAGAACGTCAGAGTACCAGAAGGAACCCTGCATTCCCGGACAGTCCCTCGCACCAACAGCCAGGCAACGTTTCCCAATATATCTTTACACACGGAGAAACTCTGGCTGGAGAGAAGCTTATAAAATGTTCGCCTGGTTGCAGTAAATGGGCTAATGGTGGAGAAGTCGAAATCTGATTGGATATTTATAGACACCAATCGGAATAATATAAAAGAATAGGCTGTTATAATTCGTAACAATGTCCAATCAGAATCACGGTTCTCCAGTCCCTCATTAGCATAGATCTGGAATACTGTCTATTTAATCGGCGCTCGGAAGAGTTTTGGTTTAtttctgtgataaaaacaaaaaaactgcggatgctggaaatccaaaacaaaaacaaaaacaaaattacctggaaaaactcagcaggtctggcagcatcggcggagaagaaaagagttgacgtttcgagtcctcatgacccttttggTTTATTTCTGTGTCTGAAAGTGACGATGGTCGATGAGAAGAAACCAGCTTCCAAGAAGGGAGGCAAGAAAGCCTTAAAGAAACCGATAGCGAAGGGCGGCAAGAAGCGGCGAAAGTCGAGGAAGGAGAGTTATGccatctacatctacaaagtgatgaagcaggttcaccccgacaccggcatctcctccaaggccatgagcatcatgaactcgtTCGTGAGCGATAT of the Carcharodon carcharias isolate sCarCar2 chromosome 37 unlocalized genomic scaffold, sCarCar2.pri SUPER_37_unloc_1, whole genome shotgun sequence genome contains:
- the LOC121274559 gene encoding late histone H2B.L4-like gives rise to the protein MVDEKKPASKKGGKKALKKPIAKGGKKRRKSRKESYAIYIYKVMKQVHPDTGISSKAMSIMNSFVSDIFERIAGEASRLAHYNKRSTISSREIQTAVRLLLPGELAKHAVSEGTKAVTKYTSSK